One genomic window of Luteitalea pratensis includes the following:
- a CDS encoding cupin domain-containing protein, giving the protein MKPIRSRTTRILAVGAAMLAVGSAITYAAIVVVRYDGASEHIGLRGGAAQVTARVLRTPAGEVTGAWHYHPGYVYNVVTQGTITIEDGCGATKQYSAGEAFETSEGRVHRAYNLGAEDAVEYNMFVGPPARPLGVNIPDNEHRCGPPSTVDECRNGGWGTFTHPGPFANQGACVAYVNQRRRITLLVPEDPIR; this is encoded by the coding sequence ATGAAACCGATTCGGTCACGAACCACACGCATCCTCGCGGTCGGCGCAGCCATGCTGGCGGTCGGCAGCGCAATCACCTACGCGGCCATCGTCGTCGTCAGGTACGACGGAGCCAGCGAACACATCGGCTTGCGTGGGGGGGCGGCCCAGGTCACGGCACGGGTGCTCAGAACGCCGGCCGGCGAAGTCACCGGCGCATGGCATTACCACCCGGGCTATGTCTACAACGTGGTCACGCAGGGCACGATCACGATCGAGGATGGCTGCGGCGCGACCAAGCAGTACTCCGCAGGAGAGGCCTTCGAGACGTCAGAAGGTCGTGTCCACCGCGCCTACAATCTGGGTGCCGAGGACGCGGTCGAGTACAACATGTTCGTCGGTCCGCCAGCCAGGCCGCTCGGCGTCAACATCCCCGACAACGAGCACCGGTGCGGCCCACCCAGCACCGTCGACGAATGCAGGAACGGCGGGTGGGGAACGTTCACGCATCCGGGCCCGTTCGCCAACCAGGGGGCCTGTGTAGCGTACGTCAATCAGCGCAGGCGGATCACACTCCTTGTGCCCGAGGATCCCATTCGATAG
- a CDS encoding TolB family protein — protein MAGDRKPFPFLVTPFNETLARLQDARWIAYTSDESGLSQVYVAPFPGPGDRSMISGTGGHMPRWSGDGKQMFFLELDGTVMAVGVNGDGAAFEFQPPQRLFTSKPNWSSQYHYDVTPDGQRFLMATPPDDAGPARPITVVLNWQPTSEK, from the coding sequence ATGGCCGGCGACCGGAAGCCTTTTCCGTTCCTGGTGACGCCGTTCAATGAGACGCTGGCGCGGCTTCAAGACGCGCGCTGGATCGCGTATACGTCAGACGAAAGCGGGCTGTCGCAAGTGTACGTCGCGCCGTTTCCAGGGCCCGGCGACAGGTCGATGATCTCCGGAACCGGCGGCCACATGCCGCGGTGGAGCGGCGATGGAAAGCAGATGTTCTTTCTCGAATTGGACGGGACAGTCATGGCCGTCGGCGTGAACGGAGACGGCGCCGCCTTCGAGTTCCAGCCGCCACAACGGTTGTTCACCTCGAAGCCCAACTGGTCGTCGCAGTATCACTACGACGTCACGCCAGACGGGCAGCGGTTCCTCATGGCCACGCCCCCCGACGACGCCGGTCCTGCACGTCCGATCACGGTCGTGCTGAACTGGCAGCCGACGAGCGAGAAGTGA
- a CDS encoding DUF2252 family protein, which yields MRSIFKSTRDFEAWMRKRTDVSGRLLKKKHREMGSTKAFPFLRATFYRWAEQWPQVCPRLAEREEDVLLAVGDLHVENFGVWRDSRQRLVWGINDFDDACELPFTSDLVRLAASAALAAEAAEVHVSAKWVCAVILEGYRTGLRTEGKPILLSDRRHAALVKLTRDTQEDPKTFWKKKLDAHDNPKIDAAELPKGLEDMFRASFPPGADLAFRAQKSPGGLGSLGRRRFTAVENPKNGVRNGREAKALVPSALYWWTGQEHMPSQTATLLQHAVRDPDPHFQVHDSWLVRQLAPDIAKIEMPKSARDKRLVLAPALLRLMGRETANIHLGSRSRDALETLLKGLDRDEQWFATATEGMAACTRKDHAEWARHYND from the coding sequence ATGCGTAGCATCTTCAAATCCACACGCGACTTCGAGGCGTGGATGCGAAAGCGAACGGACGTCTCCGGGAGGCTGCTCAAGAAGAAGCACCGCGAAATGGGTAGTACGAAGGCGTTCCCGTTCCTGCGGGCGACTTTCTACCGTTGGGCTGAACAATGGCCACAGGTGTGTCCACGGCTTGCCGAGCGAGAGGAGGACGTGCTGCTTGCGGTGGGCGATCTGCACGTGGAGAACTTCGGTGTCTGGCGGGACTCGCGACAGCGGCTGGTTTGGGGGATTAACGACTTCGACGACGCCTGCGAGCTGCCGTTTACGAGCGATCTCGTGCGGCTTGCCGCCAGCGCCGCACTGGCAGCAGAGGCGGCCGAGGTGCACGTGTCGGCCAAATGGGTGTGCGCAGTGATCCTCGAAGGCTATCGGACCGGACTCCGTACCGAAGGGAAGCCGATCCTGCTCTCTGACCGGCGACACGCGGCACTGGTCAAGCTGACGAGGGACACGCAGGAAGACCCGAAGACGTTCTGGAAGAAGAAGCTCGACGCACACGACAACCCCAAGATCGACGCGGCCGAGCTTCCGAAAGGGCTCGAGGATATGTTCCGCGCCTCGTTTCCACCCGGCGCGGACTTGGCGTTCCGAGCGCAGAAGTCGCCGGGCGGCTTGGGCAGTCTCGGGCGGCGGCGCTTCACAGCCGTGGAGAATCCGAAGAACGGCGTGCGTAACGGACGCGAGGCCAAGGCGCTTGTGCCCTCCGCACTGTATTGGTGGACCGGGCAGGAGCACATGCCCTCGCAGACGGCGACACTGCTCCAACACGCGGTTCGAGATCCCGACCCACACTTTCAGGTGCATGACAGCTGGCTGGTCCGCCAGCTTGCGCCGGACATCGCGAAAATCGAAATGCCCAAGAGCGCGCGCGACAAGCGGCTCGTGCTGGCCCCGGCCCTGCTGCGGCTGATGGGCCGGGAGACGGCCAACATCCATCTCGGCAGCCGCAGTCGGGATGCGCTGGAGACGCTGCTGAAGGGACTCGATCGCGACGAGCAGTGGTTTGCCACGGCGACCGAAGGGATGGCCGCCTGCACTCGCAAAGACCACGCAGAGTGGGCAAGGCACTACAACGACTGA
- a CDS encoding response regulator, translated as MADADRRPKRSVILVAPSKEVLGMEPPPPNQAHAHTRMHQQVVYETACALAESETLVEAAPRMLQAICGALGWEYGAFWTVDRPAARLRWAATWHASSLPFDEFAAVSRATAFAAGDGLPGRVWSSLQSAWIPDVVHDPHFPRAPAADRAGLHAAFGFPVLGRAEILGVMEFFSREIREPDEDLLGMLTTVGRQIGLFVERKRAEEELDRFFALSRDLLCIANFDGYFVRLNPAWERTLGMPREELLAKPWLDFVHPDDREATIGARSTIVNDTELTVFENRYRCADGTYKWLQWNAVAHSDLGLIHAVARDVTDAKRTERELESARRRAEEATVAKSEFLANMSHEIRTPMNAIIGMTDLALRTTLTEEQRDLLHTVKDSSEALLALVNDILDFSKVEARQLALEEVPFAFRDVVEDAVRLLASRADAKGLELACRIAPDVPDALVGDPGRLRQVLINLVGNAIKFTDRGEVIAEVAVDERADATVRLRIVVSDTGIGIPQEKQWQIFGPFVQVDASTTRRYGGTGLGLAISMQLVELMGGRIWVESEVGRGSRFSFVAHFGVEEGATAHAAPPESSDLGHLRVLVVDDNATNRRIVEEMLTAWRMRPTSVDGARAALDALAKAVDAGEPFRLVLSDALMPDVDGFALARAIRANARFAATKLIMLSSMGLPPGHSRVHEAGFSAYLSKPVKQSDLLDAIVAVFAPRTVLGQRESPAHQAPPPRVRTRPLRLLLAEDNATNQRVVVTLFENRGDTVVVASNGREAVQQSAETSFDVILMDVQMPEMSGLEATAAIRERERSHGGHIPIVAMTAHAMAGDREQCLAAGMDAYVSKPVRLDELLAVVDGLFTSVPPARLLLDPLTLLSAFGGNRTVLADVIDMFLVDGPQLTRAIRQATAQGNAQRLASSAHALKGSAGLFGKHGAYETASRLERLGKSGDMRGVGEACDELEREMDALHATLTELRKDLL; from the coding sequence ATGGCAGATGCCGATCGCAGACCCAAGCGTAGTGTAATACTGGTCGCTCCTTCGAAAGAGGTGTTGGGAATGGAGCCGCCGCCTCCGAACCAGGCACACGCGCACACACGCATGCACCAGCAGGTCGTCTACGAGACGGCCTGTGCCCTTGCGGAGTCGGAGACGCTCGTCGAAGCGGCGCCGCGGATGCTGCAGGCCATCTGCGGTGCGCTCGGGTGGGAGTACGGCGCGTTCTGGACCGTCGACCGCCCCGCAGCCCGTCTTCGTTGGGCCGCGACATGGCACGCGTCGTCGCTGCCATTCGACGAGTTCGCCGCCGTCAGCCGAGCGACAGCCTTTGCCGCAGGCGACGGCCTGCCGGGGCGGGTGTGGTCGAGCCTCCAATCCGCGTGGATTCCCGACGTCGTCCACGATCCACACTTCCCGCGTGCGCCTGCTGCCGATCGGGCGGGTCTGCACGCCGCTTTCGGCTTCCCCGTGCTGGGACGCGCCGAGATCCTCGGGGTCATGGAGTTCTTCAGCCGCGAGATCCGTGAGCCCGACGAGGATCTGCTGGGGATGCTGACGACGGTCGGCCGACAGATTGGCCTGTTCGTCGAGCGGAAACGGGCCGAGGAGGAACTCGATCGGTTCTTCGCGCTCTCGCGGGACCTGCTCTGCATCGCCAACTTCGACGGGTATTTCGTCCGTCTGAATCCAGCATGGGAGCGCACGCTGGGGATGCCGCGAGAGGAACTGCTGGCGAAGCCGTGGCTGGACTTCGTCCACCCCGATGACCGCGAGGCCACGATCGGTGCCAGGTCCACGATCGTGAACGACACGGAGTTGACGGTGTTCGAGAATCGTTATCGGTGTGCCGACGGAACCTACAAGTGGCTCCAGTGGAACGCCGTCGCCCACAGCGATCTCGGCTTGATTCATGCGGTGGCGCGGGATGTCACAGACGCGAAGCGGACCGAGCGGGAGCTCGAGAGCGCAAGACGGCGAGCGGAGGAGGCGACGGTTGCCAAGAGCGAGTTTCTCGCCAACATGAGCCATGAGATCAGGACCCCGATGAACGCCATCATCGGCATGACCGACCTGGCGCTCCGCACGACCCTCACGGAGGAGCAGCGCGACTTGCTGCACACGGTCAAGGATTCGAGCGAGGCTCTGCTGGCGCTCGTCAACGACATTCTCGATTTCTCGAAGGTCGAGGCGCGGCAACTGGCTCTCGAAGAGGTCCCATTCGCGTTCCGGGACGTCGTGGAGGATGCGGTTCGACTGCTGGCGTCGCGCGCGGATGCGAAGGGCCTCGAGCTCGCCTGCCGCATTGCTCCGGACGTTCCCGATGCGCTCGTGGGTGACCCTGGACGCCTGCGCCAGGTGTTGATCAATCTGGTGGGTAACGCCATCAAGTTCACGGACCGCGGCGAAGTGATCGCCGAGGTGGCGGTCGACGAGCGGGCGGATGCCACGGTGAGGCTGCGGATCGTGGTATCGGACACCGGCATCGGCATTCCGCAGGAGAAACAGTGGCAGATCTTCGGCCCGTTCGTACAGGTCGATGCCTCCACCACCCGCCGCTACGGAGGCACGGGCCTCGGACTCGCGATTTCCATGCAGCTCGTAGAGCTGATGGGCGGACGGATCTGGGTCGAAAGCGAGGTCGGACGGGGAAGTCGGTTCTCGTTTGTCGCCCACTTCGGCGTAGAGGAAGGGGCCACGGCACACGCGGCGCCTCCAGAGTCCTCGGACCTCGGCCATCTGCGGGTTCTGGTCGTTGACGACAACGCCACCAATCGTCGGATCGTCGAGGAGATGCTGACGGCGTGGCGAATGAGACCGACGTCGGTCGACGGCGCTCGCGCCGCACTCGACGCTCTCGCGAAGGCCGTCGACGCCGGTGAGCCGTTTCGGCTCGTGCTCTCCGACGCCCTCATGCCCGACGTGGACGGCTTTGCGCTCGCGCGCGCCATCCGCGCGAACGCGCGGTTCGCGGCCACCAAGCTGATCATGCTCAGCTCGATGGGGCTGCCACCCGGTCACTCCCGCGTCCACGAGGCCGGCTTCTCGGCGTATCTGAGTAAACCCGTCAAGCAATCCGACCTGCTCGACGCGATCGTCGCGGTGTTCGCCCCGCGCACGGTCCTTGGTCAACGGGAGTCGCCGGCGCATCAGGCGCCACCTCCGCGCGTGAGAACGCGTCCGCTTCGCCTGCTGCTCGCCGAGGACAACGCGACCAATCAGAGGGTTGTCGTCACGCTCTTCGAGAACCGTGGGGACACGGTCGTGGTCGCGTCGAACGGTCGCGAGGCCGTTCAGCAATCTGCAGAGACGTCGTTCGACGTGATTCTGATGGACGTGCAGATGCCGGAGATGAGCGGCCTCGAGGCGACCGCCGCCATCCGGGAGCGAGAGCGGTCCCACGGCGGCCACATTCCCATCGTGGCCATGACGGCGCACGCCATGGCCGGTGATCGCGAGCAGTGTCTTGCCGCCGGCATGGACGCCTACGTGTCGAAACCCGTGCGTCTGGACGAACTGCTCGCCGTCGTCGACGGCTTATTCACGTCGGTACCCCCGGCCCGACTTCTTCTCGACCCTCTCACGCTGCTCAGCGCGTTCGGAGGGAACCGTACGGTGCTCGCCGACGTCATCGATATGTTTCTCGTCGACGGCCCTCAGCTGACGAGGGCCATTCGGCAGGCGACGGCTCAAGGCAATGCCCAGAGATTGGCTTCCTCTGCCCACGCCCTCAAGGGGTCGGCCGGGCTGTTCGGTAAACACGGCGCCTACGAAACCGCGAGTCGACTAGAACGGCTAGGGAAGAGCGGCGACATGCGAGGCGTTGGCGAGGCGTGCGATGAGTTGGAACGGGAGATGGACGCATTGCACGCCACGCTCACCGAACTGCGCAAAGACCTGCTCTAA